A single genomic interval of Stenotrophomonas sp. ZAC14D1_NAIMI4_1 harbors:
- the tesB gene encoding acyl-CoA thioesterase II: MNDTPEPVVSELIDLLTLERLEDNLFRGQSRDIGTKYVFGGQVLGQALAAAQATVDNGRHVHSLHAYFLRAGNIDHPIVYDVDRTRDGGSFSVRRVTAIQHGKVIFFCAASFQQAETGAQHQHKMPEVPQPEDIEPNRPLPAEVLERLPIKVQRWLSRGGPFEFRHVYPRDELNPPKRPPYHQVWLRLSEPVGDAPELHQALLAYASDFHLLGTATFPHGISYYHPHVQMASLDHAIWFHRPFRADDWLLYSLDSPSAQDSRGLARGQFFTRDGVLVASTAQEGLIRVVPDQDAAAAVPAKE, translated from the coding sequence TTGAACGACACGCCCGAACCCGTCGTCTCCGAGCTGATCGACCTGCTCACCCTGGAGCGGCTGGAGGACAACCTGTTCCGCGGGCAGAGCCGCGACATCGGCACCAAGTACGTGTTCGGCGGCCAGGTGCTGGGCCAGGCGCTGGCGGCGGCACAGGCCACGGTCGACAACGGTCGCCACGTGCATTCGCTGCACGCCTATTTCCTGCGCGCCGGCAACATCGACCACCCGATCGTCTATGACGTGGACCGCACCCGTGATGGCGGCAGCTTCTCCGTGCGCCGGGTCACCGCGATCCAGCACGGCAAGGTGATCTTCTTCTGCGCGGCCTCGTTCCAGCAGGCCGAAACCGGTGCCCAGCACCAGCACAAGATGCCCGAGGTGCCGCAGCCGGAGGACATCGAGCCGAACCGCCCGCTGCCGGCCGAGGTGCTGGAGCGGCTGCCGATCAAGGTGCAGCGCTGGCTCTCGCGTGGTGGCCCGTTCGAGTTCCGCCACGTGTACCCGCGCGACGAACTGAACCCGCCCAAGCGCCCGCCTTACCACCAGGTGTGGCTGCGCCTGAGCGAACCGGTGGGCGATGCGCCCGAGCTGCACCAGGCCCTGCTGGCCTATGCCTCGGATTTCCACCTGCTGGGCACGGCCACCTTCCCGCACGGCATCAGCTACTACCACCCGCACGTGCAGATGGCCTCGCTCGACCACGCGATCTGGTTCCACCGCCCGTTCCGCGCCGACGACTGGCTGCTGTATTCGCTGGACAGCCCCAGCGCGCAGGATTCGCGCGGCCTGGCCCGCGGCCAGTTCTTCACCCGTGACGGCGTGCTGGTGGCCAGCACCGCCCAGGAAGGCCTGATCCGCGTGGTGCCGGACCAGGATGCCGCCGCCGCCGTGCCGGCCAAGGAGTAA
- a CDS encoding enolase, producing the protein MIHRTELRDLLPGMVPFPTDVFPADQAWLGQHLLPLLKIDLGVLRPELAGQVATMLCPIEPYDGCMGETTEAHHNDFTGTNWIAFELSADNQMRFLGNEGYFIGDPGNDKHAQEHIAQMRESYAKARDYHAAHGRLACYSRFGKGEPSERDYLDTLGGQIGFGNWTETAEIPAAFELGFTEAADDPNAADDAETVIITRNGNKFFAVAEVSGYNWCATGADAIVMLYEPVSRTVLFSYDWS; encoded by the coding sequence ATGATCCACCGCACCGAACTGCGCGACCTGCTGCCCGGCATGGTCCCCTTCCCCACCGACGTCTTCCCCGCCGACCAGGCCTGGCTCGGCCAGCACCTGCTGCCGCTGCTGAAGATCGACCTGGGCGTGCTGCGCCCGGAGCTGGCCGGACAGGTGGCAACGATGCTGTGCCCGATCGAGCCGTATGACGGCTGCATGGGCGAGACGACGGAAGCGCACCACAACGACTTCACCGGCACCAACTGGATCGCCTTCGAACTGAGCGCCGACAACCAGATGCGCTTCCTCGGCAACGAGGGCTATTTCATCGGCGACCCGGGCAATGACAAGCATGCGCAGGAGCACATCGCACAGATGCGCGAAAGCTATGCCAAGGCGCGTGACTACCACGCCGCCCATGGCCGGCTGGCCTGCTACTCGCGCTTCGGCAAGGGCGAGCCCAGCGAGCGCGATTACCTGGATACGCTGGGTGGTCAGATAGGTTTCGGCAACTGGACCGAGACCGCGGAGATTCCCGCGGCATTCGAGCTGGGCTTCACCGAAGCTGCCGATGACCCCAACGCGGCGGACGATGCCGAAACAGTGATCATCACCCGCAATGGCAACAAGTTCTTCGCCGTCGCCGAAGTGTCCGGCTACAACTGGTGCGCCACCGGTGCCGATGCCATCGTGATGCTGTACGAGCCGGTAAGCCGCACGGTGCTGTTCTCGTACGACTGGTCGTAA
- a CDS encoding endonuclease/exonuclease/phosphatase family protein, which produces MNITRRHPLILALALLCGASAPAYAKSPAMTEKPSSTLRLATYNTSLYSDDAGGLIKELEGDSEHARKIAAVLQQVRPDLVLLNEFDFDDAHRAADLFQKRYLEVAQPGGGKPLHFAYRYLAPVNTGVPSGLDLDGNGVVGGEGRSRGNDAWGYGLHPGQYGMLVLSRYPIDEAKVRSFQLLKWSTMPGAIRPVDPRTGKSFYNDQVWSQLRLSSKSHWDVPVKTPAGVVHALVSHPTPPVFDGPEKRNAARNHDELRLWQEYLSAGDKPWLCDDKGHCGGLAQDARFVIFGDLNNDPVDGDGRHDAIVNLIENARVLRYPTPRSVGGEQTSLAYAAKGIVRKGAPFHATGDFGPKSGTMRLDYVLPSTGFEYVGSGVFWPANESPEAKIADGSDHHLVWVDVR; this is translated from the coding sequence ATGAACATCACCCGCCGCCATCCCCTGATCCTCGCCCTGGCCCTGCTCTGCGGCGCCAGCGCCCCCGCCTACGCCAAGTCCCCTGCGATGACCGAAAAGCCGTCCTCGACGCTGCGCCTGGCCACCTACAACACCTCGCTGTATTCGGATGATGCCGGCGGCCTGATCAAGGAACTGGAAGGCGACAGCGAGCACGCGCGCAAGATCGCTGCGGTGCTGCAGCAGGTGCGCCCGGACCTGGTGCTGCTGAACGAGTTCGATTTCGACGACGCGCACCGCGCCGCCGACCTGTTCCAGAAGCGCTACCTGGAAGTGGCCCAGCCCGGCGGCGGCAAGCCGCTGCACTTCGCCTACCGCTACCTGGCGCCGGTCAACACCGGCGTGCCCAGCGGCCTGGACCTGGACGGCAACGGCGTGGTGGGCGGCGAAGGCCGCAGCCGCGGCAACGATGCCTGGGGTTACGGCCTGCACCCGGGCCAGTACGGCATGCTGGTGCTGTCGCGCTACCCGATCGACGAAGCCAAGGTGCGCAGCTTCCAGCTGCTGAAGTGGAGCACGATGCCCGGCGCGATCCGCCCGGTCGACCCGCGCACCGGCAAGAGCTTCTACAACGACCAGGTGTGGTCGCAGCTGCGTCTGTCCTCGAAGTCGCATTGGGACGTGCCGGTGAAAACCCCCGCCGGCGTGGTCCACGCCCTGGTCTCGCACCCGACCCCGCCGGTGTTCGACGGCCCGGAAAAGCGCAATGCCGCGCGCAACCACGACGAACTGCGCCTGTGGCAGGAATACCTGTCGGCCGGCGACAAGCCCTGGCTGTGCGATGACAAGGGCCACTGCGGCGGCCTGGCCCAGGATGCGCGCTTCGTGATCTTCGGCGATCTGAACAACGATCCGGTGGATGGTGACGGTCGCCACGACGCCATCGTCAACCTGATCGAGAATGCGCGCGTGCTGCGCTACCCCACCCCGCGCAGCGTGGGCGGCGAGCAGACCAGCCTGGCCTATGCGGCCAAGGGCATCGTGCGCAAGGGTGCGCCGTTCCATGCCACCGGCGATTTCGGCCCGAAGTCCGGCACGATGCGCCTGGACTACGTGCTGCCCTCGACCGGCTTCGAGTACGTCGGCAGCGGCGTGTTCTGGCCGGCCAATGAAAGCCCGGAAGCGAAGATCGCCGACGGCAGCGACCACCACCTGGTGTGGGTGGACGTGCGGTAA
- a CDS encoding Arc family DNA binding domain-containing protein, with product MSEKKAYPLRINADVLAAAQRWADDELRSLNAQIEYVLRDALRKAGRLPKPKPSSEDKE from the coding sequence ATGAGTGAGAAGAAAGCCTATCCGCTGCGTATCAACGCCGATGTCCTGGCCGCCGCGCAGCGCTGGGCTGACGACGAGTTGCGCAGCCTCAACGCGCAGATCGAATACGTGCTGCGCGACGCCCTGCGCAAGGCAGGACGCCTGCCGAAACCCAAGCCATCGTCGGAGGACAAGGAATGA
- a CDS encoding pathogenicity-like protein, translated as MRQIFSSQRVETVEGVAELLRSHDIEVKVTNGRSYKTRRRGQFSYTDLGNSQGYPAVWIVRADDQPRAREILRDARLLDTTRRDHPTAEFAFRDTAETSGSGRDWAWRIRIALLVVIAGVALVIGLRHRGAPAPAAPAPAPQVQPQPAPTAPQAEPEEEEIRVRIPPST; from the coding sequence ATGCGCCAGATTTTCAGCAGCCAACGCGTGGAAACCGTCGAGGGCGTGGCCGAGCTGCTGCGCAGCCACGACATCGAAGTGAAGGTGACCAACGGCCGCTCGTACAAGACCCGCCGCCGTGGCCAGTTCAGCTATACCGACCTGGGCAACAGCCAGGGCTATCCGGCGGTCTGGATCGTGCGTGCCGATGACCAGCCGCGTGCGCGCGAGATCCTGCGCGACGCACGCCTGCTCGACACCACCCGCCGCGACCACCCCACGGCCGAGTTCGCCTTCCGCGATACCGCCGAGACCTCGGGCAGTGGCCGCGACTGGGCCTGGCGCATCCGCATCGCCCTGCTGGTGGTGATCGCCGGCGTGGCGCTGGTGATCGGCCTGCGCCACCGCGGCGCCCCGGCCCCGGCTGCCCCGGCCCCGGCCCCGCAGGTGCAGCCACAGCCGGCACCCACCGCCCCGCAGGCTGAACCGGAAGAAGAGGAAATCCGCGTCCGTATCCCGCCGTCGACGTAA
- a CDS encoding SPFH domain-containing protein, whose product MKEKSLSSPNGLGMLALALLVVLAGGALFVLGIAAKASTGSPNLVMLFGGLLIGALALFAMAGLYTVQPNQAAVLSLFGKYVGTVKDNGLRWNNPFYSKRRVSQRVRNFESGKLKVNELDGSPIEIAAVIVWQVIDASEAVYNVDDYESFVHIQSESALRAMATSYPYDQHEEGQLALRSHASEISLHLKNELAERLADAGVQVIDARISHLAYAAEIAQAMLQRQQANAVIAARTRIVAGAVGMVEMALAELQKNGVVQLDEERKAHMVSNLLTVLCSDRGTQPIVNAGSLY is encoded by the coding sequence ATGAAAGAGAAGTCGCTCTCCTCCCCCAACGGCCTGGGCATGCTGGCCCTCGCCCTGCTGGTCGTACTGGCAGGCGGCGCGCTGTTCGTGCTCGGCATCGCGGCCAAGGCCAGCACCGGCTCGCCCAACCTGGTGATGCTGTTCGGCGGGCTGCTGATCGGCGCGCTGGCGCTGTTCGCCATGGCCGGCCTGTACACCGTGCAGCCCAACCAGGCCGCCGTGCTGAGCCTGTTCGGCAAGTACGTGGGTACCGTCAAGGACAACGGCCTGCGCTGGAACAACCCCTTCTACAGCAAGCGCCGGGTCAGCCAGCGCGTGCGCAACTTCGAAAGCGGCAAGCTGAAGGTCAACGAGCTCGATGGCAGCCCGATCGAGATCGCCGCGGTGATCGTCTGGCAGGTGATCGATGCCTCCGAGGCGGTCTACAACGTGGACGACTACGAAAGCTTCGTGCACATCCAGTCCGAATCGGCGCTGCGCGCGATGGCCACCAGCTATCCCTACGACCAGCATGAAGAAGGACAGCTGGCCCTGCGCAGCCACGCCAGCGAGATTTCCCTGCACCTGAAGAACGAGCTGGCCGAGCGCCTGGCCGATGCCGGCGTGCAGGTGATCGACGCGCGCATCAGCCACCTCGCCTACGCCGCCGAAATCGCCCAGGCGATGCTGCAGCGCCAGCAGGCCAATGCGGTGATCGCCGCCCGCACCCGCATCGTCGCCGGCGCGGTGGGCATGGTCGAAATGGCCCTGGCCGAACTGCAGAAGAACGGCGTGGTGCAGCTGGATGAGGAGCGCAAGGCACACATGGTCAGCAACCTGTTGACCGTGCTGTGCTCGGACCGTGGCACCCAGCCGATCGTCAACGCTGGTTCGCTGTACTGA
- a CDS encoding enoyl-CoA hydratase/isomerase family protein yields MTTLIEVINHGPIRELRLARPPVNALDTELCRQLIHAVELAMAEDVHGIVLSGSERIFTGGMDVPHLLSHGDDKHKLLDSWNAFFGAVRTVAESRIPVVAALTGHAPAGGCVLALCCDYRVMARSADPARPYAIGLNEVQVGLVAPEGIQRLLRRAVGVHRSGILLSTGALVPAEQALQIGLVDELAEGDLVVARAIAWLQNLLKQPRQPMLLTRAIARADLHEALHPDLIQLDRFVEAWFAPDAQNALQALVARLGK; encoded by the coding sequence ATGACGACGCTCATCGAGGTGATCAACCATGGCCCCATCCGCGAACTGCGCCTGGCGCGGCCACCGGTCAATGCACTGGACACCGAACTGTGCCGCCAGCTGATCCACGCCGTCGAACTGGCCATGGCCGAGGACGTGCACGGCATCGTGCTGTCGGGCAGCGAGCGCATCTTCACCGGCGGCATGGACGTGCCGCACCTGCTCTCCCACGGCGATGACAAGCACAAGCTGCTGGACAGCTGGAACGCCTTTTTCGGCGCGGTGCGTACCGTGGCCGAGAGCCGCATCCCGGTGGTGGCGGCACTCACCGGCCATGCGCCGGCCGGCGGCTGCGTGCTGGCGCTGTGCTGCGATTACCGGGTGATGGCGCGCAGCGCCGACCCGGCCCGCCCGTATGCCATCGGCCTGAACGAGGTGCAGGTGGGCCTGGTGGCGCCGGAAGGCATCCAGCGCCTGCTGCGCCGCGCCGTGGGCGTGCACCGCTCCGGCATCCTGCTCAGCACCGGCGCGCTGGTGCCGGCCGAACAGGCGCTGCAGATCGGCCTGGTGGATGAACTGGCCGAGGGCGACCTGGTGGTGGCACGCGCCATCGCCTGGCTGCAGAACCTGCTCAAACAGCCGCGCCAGCCGATGCTGCTGACCCGCGCCATCGCCCGTGCCGACCTGCACGAGGCGCTGCACCCGGACCTGATCCAGCTGGACCGCTTCGTCGAAGCCTGGTTTGCACCGGATGCGCAGAACGCCCTGCAGGCGCTGGTGGCCCGGCTGGGCAAGTAA
- a CDS encoding copper chaperone PCu(A)C, which produces MITKPFVGVLWLLCAGAASAATAVPACVTVQQGWARLPPNPAMPMTAGYGVIHNGCAKAVAITGARSARFADVSLHETTIVDGVSRMRAVERLPLAPGARAELKPGGLHLMLMEGKGALKEGEAVPLQLQLEGGGEAGATLAVRKAAP; this is translated from the coding sequence ATGATAACCAAACCATTCGTTGGCGTATTGTGGCTGCTGTGTGCGGGCGCAGCATCGGCGGCGACGGCTGTCCCGGCCTGCGTCACCGTGCAGCAGGGCTGGGCACGCCTGCCGCCCAACCCGGCCATGCCGATGACCGCCGGCTACGGCGTGATCCACAACGGCTGTGCCAAGGCAGTGGCCATCACCGGTGCACGCAGTGCCCGCTTCGCTGACGTGTCGCTGCACGAAACCACGATCGTCGATGGGGTCAGCCGCATGCGCGCGGTCGAGCGCCTGCCGCTGGCGCCGGGCGCCCGCGCCGAGCTCAAGCCCGGTGGCCTGCACCTGATGCTGATGGAGGGCAAGGGCGCGTTGAAGGAAGGTGAGGCCGTGCCGCTGCAGCTGCAGCTGGAGGGCGGTGGCGAGGCCGGCGCGACGTTGGCGGTGCGCAAGGCTGCGCCGTAA
- a CDS encoding DUF4177 domain-containing protein: protein MSKRWSYLTVEVKTSLMGLQKPEDIQAELNRQGQLGWELVNIIIPAPMRPAMLVFKKEQ, encoded by the coding sequence ATGAGCAAGCGTTGGAGCTACCTGACCGTTGAAGTCAAAACGTCGCTGATGGGCCTGCAGAAGCCGGAGGACATCCAGGCTGAGTTGAACCGCCAGGGCCAGCTCGGCTGGGAACTGGTCAACATCATCATCCCGGCGCCGATGCGCCCGGCCATGCTGGTCTTCAAGAAGGAGCAGTGA
- a CDS encoding arginyltransferase codes for MAIHGDRDDELRLFQTGEHPCGYWSDRVARDLVLDPQDRRLGGLYPLALSWGFRRSGDLVYRPHCAQCHACVAVRIPVARFAADRSQRRCAARNADLEVRITAAMPRQDLFDLYHRYLTHRHANGGMDDHGPHEFEQFLIGSWSHTRFLEMRLPGLDGQPSQLLGVAVTDVTEHGLSAVYTFFDPDHAARGLGTFAILQQIEWARREGLPHLYLGYWIRDHQKMDYKRRYRPLEAYDGRRWHDFDSELDGR; via the coding sequence ATGGCGATCCACGGCGACAGAGACGACGAACTGAGACTGTTCCAGACCGGCGAGCACCCCTGCGGGTACTGGTCGGACCGCGTTGCGCGCGATCTGGTGCTGGATCCGCAGGATCGCCGCCTGGGCGGGCTGTACCCGCTGGCCCTGAGCTGGGGCTTCCGCCGCAGTGGTGACCTGGTCTACCGCCCGCACTGCGCGCAGTGCCATGCCTGCGTGGCCGTGCGCATCCCGGTGGCGCGCTTTGCCGCCGACCGCAGCCAGCGCCGCTGCGCCGCGCGCAATGCCGACCTGGAGGTGCGCATCACCGCCGCCATGCCGCGCCAGGACCTGTTCGACCTGTACCACCGCTACCTGACCCATCGCCACGCCAACGGCGGGATGGATGACCACGGCCCGCACGAGTTCGAGCAGTTCCTGATCGGCAGCTGGTCGCATACCCGCTTCCTGGAAATGCGCCTGCCCGGCCTCGACGGCCAGCCCAGCCAGCTGCTGGGGGTGGCGGTGACCGACGTGACCGAGCACGGCCTGTCGGCGGTCTACACCTTCTTCGACCCGGACCATGCCGCCCGCGGCCTGGGCACCTTCGCCATCCTGCAGCAGATCGAGTGGGCCCGCCGCGAGGGCCTGCCGCACCTCTACCTCGGCTACTGGATCCGCGACCACCAGAAGATGGACTACAAGCGCCGCTACCGCCCGCTGGAGGCCTACGACGGCCGCCGCTGGCATGATTTCGACAGCGAACTGGACGGACGCTGA
- a CDS encoding sigma-70 family RNA polymerase sigma factor, giving the protein MTTFAATIDETLERELPAASDGCQQAYGRIVLACQNTVTAIALAITRDRHASEDIAQEAFVKGWQQLHRLRSSTSFLPWLRQITRNLARDWLRAQRGRPLTGDAADVALGMAADPAPGAADRLQRLEEEVAAEDIISALPTDSREVLLLYYREGQRSQQVADLLGLSDAAVRKRLSRARAQVRDGLLQRFGEFARSSAPSAAFATTVVSMVLIAAPGTASAAILLGTGVGVGGSKLGLGGVSAAGGTALGSLTAAIGESPLVGSGFNAGLVVGGVIGGFVGCYLGGRYLLRFTETAIEQAQIMRFVRYSTFTAMGTGLLVLIGEMLKAPMWMMTSSLLLGMGVVSYQCLGPLQRIMAPLIARDNARRGRTGRNWVYESMYGRSAIISCCVLMLLVVAGLHWLESFG; this is encoded by the coding sequence ATGACAACCTTCGCTGCAACGATCGACGAGACGCTGGAACGCGAGCTGCCGGCCGCCAGTGATGGCTGCCAGCAGGCGTATGGGCGCATCGTGCTGGCCTGCCAGAACACGGTGACCGCCATCGCCCTGGCGATCACCCGCGACCGCCACGCCAGCGAGGACATCGCCCAGGAGGCCTTCGTCAAAGGCTGGCAGCAGCTGCACCGGCTGCGCAGTTCCACCAGCTTCCTGCCGTGGCTGCGGCAGATCACCCGCAACCTGGCCCGCGACTGGCTGCGCGCGCAGCGCGGCCGCCCGCTGACCGGCGACGCCGCCGACGTGGCCTTGGGCATGGCCGCCGACCCCGCGCCCGGCGCCGCCGACCGCCTGCAGCGGCTGGAAGAAGAAGTGGCCGCCGAGGACATCATCTCCGCCCTGCCCACCGACAGCCGCGAAGTGCTGCTGCTCTATTACCGCGAGGGCCAGCGTTCGCAGCAGGTGGCCGACCTGCTGGGCCTGAGCGACGCGGCCGTGCGCAAGCGCCTGTCGCGTGCCCGCGCGCAGGTACGCGACGGCCTGCTGCAGCGTTTCGGCGAATTCGCCCGCAGCAGTGCGCCGAGCGCCGCCTTCGCGACAACGGTCGTCTCGATGGTGCTGATCGCCGCGCCCGGTACGGCCAGCGCGGCGATACTGCTGGGTACCGGCGTGGGCGTGGGTGGCAGCAAGCTGGGCCTGGGCGGCGTCAGCGCCGCCGGTGGTACTGCGCTGGGCTCGCTGACGGCCGCCATTGGCGAGAGCCCGCTGGTCGGGAGCGGCTTCAACGCTGGCCTGGTGGTTGGCGGGGTGATCGGCGGCTTCGTCGGCTGCTATCTCGGCGGGCGCTACCTGCTGCGCTTCACCGAAACGGCGATCGAACAGGCGCAGATCATGCGCTTCGTGCGCTACAGCACCTTCACCGCGATGGGCACCGGCCTGCTGGTACTGATCGGCGAAATGCTGAAGGCGCCGATGTGGATGATGACCTCGTCGCTGCTGCTGGGCATGGGCGTGGTCAGCTACCAGTGCCTGGGGCCGCTGCAGCGGATCATGGCGCCGCTGATCGCCCGCGACAACGCGCGACGCGGACGCACGGGCCGCAACTGGGTGTACGAATCCATGTACGGGCGATCGGCGATCATCAGTTGCTGCGTGTTGATGCTGCTGGTCGTCGCCGGCCTGCACTGGCTGGAATCATTCGGCTGA
- a CDS encoding enolase, whose protein sequence is MIHHTDLHDLLPGMVPFPTDVFPADQAWLGQHLLPLLKIDLGELRPELAGQMATLLCPIEPYEGCIGDDTTAHHNAFTGINWVAFELTAGNEMRFLGTQDYFLGEAMEGEEARAHIVEMHESHAKARAHFLQHGRLASCSRYGEGELDEQAWLQQLGGPIWFGNWSDYAPLPAAFQLQDLAGYRQRGSLRFRNDSSHLPDDGLQLTRDGHAFFHVASVPASHWVAAGADAIVMFYEPASRTVLFTFDWS, encoded by the coding sequence ATGATCCACCACACCGATCTGCACGACCTGCTGCCCGGCATGGTCCCCTTCCCCACCGACGTCTTCCCCGCCGACCAGGCCTGGCTCGGCCAGCACCTGCTGCCGCTGCTGAAGATCGACCTGGGCGAGCTGCGCCCGGAGCTGGCCGGCCAGATGGCAACCCTGCTGTGCCCGATCGAACCCTATGAAGGCTGTATCGGTGACGACACCACCGCGCACCACAACGCGTTCACCGGCATCAACTGGGTCGCCTTCGAGCTGACCGCGGGCAACGAAATGCGCTTCCTGGGCACGCAGGACTATTTCCTCGGCGAGGCGATGGAGGGAGAAGAGGCCCGCGCCCACATCGTCGAAATGCACGAGAGCCATGCCAAGGCGCGTGCGCATTTCCTGCAGCATGGGCGCCTGGCCAGCTGCTCGCGCTACGGCGAGGGCGAACTGGACGAACAGGCGTGGCTGCAGCAACTGGGCGGCCCCATCTGGTTTGGCAACTGGTCCGACTACGCCCCGCTGCCTGCGGCATTCCAGCTGCAGGATCTGGCGGGCTACCGGCAGCGTGGCAGCCTGCGGTTCCGCAATGACAGCAGCCACCTGCCTGACGATGGCCTGCAGCTGACCCGCGACGGCCATGCGTTCTTCCATGTGGCCAGCGTGCCGGCCAGCCACTGGGTCGCGGCCGGTGCCGATGCGATCGTGATGTTCTACGAACCAGCCAGCCGCACGGTCCTGTTTACGTTCGACTGGTCGTAA
- the purT gene encoding formate-dependent phosphoribosylglycinamide formyltransferase, whose protein sequence is MAKLGTPLSLSATRVLLLGSGELGKEVAIELQRLGVEVIAADRYADAPAMQVAHRSYVIDMLDAMALRALIAQEQPHLVVPEIEAIHTETLVQLEQEQGLRVIPTARAARLTMDREGIRRLAAETLGLPTSPYRFVDTEAEYRAAVAAIGLPCVVKPVMSSSGKGQSTLRSEADIAPAWDYAQTGGRAGAGRCIVEGFIDFDYEITLLTVRHAGGTSFCAPIGHLQKDGDYRESWQPQPMSSAALARAEEISRAITDDLGGWGLFGVELFVKGDEVWFSEVSPRPHDTGLVTLVSQELSEFALHARAILGLPIPVIRQSGPSASCALLAHGEGVPYFNNVAAALQVPDTAVRLFGKPSVHGHRRVGVTLARAETIDEARSIARDAAEAIGVELRP, encoded by the coding sequence ATGGCCAAGCTTGGAACCCCGTTGTCCCTCTCCGCTACCCGCGTGCTGCTGCTGGGTTCGGGCGAACTTGGCAAGGAAGTGGCCATCGAACTGCAGCGCCTGGGCGTGGAAGTGATTGCCGCCGACCGCTATGCCGATGCGCCGGCGATGCAGGTCGCGCACCGCTCGTACGTGATCGACATGCTCGATGCGATGGCACTGCGCGCGCTGATCGCCCAGGAGCAGCCGCACCTGGTGGTGCCGGAAATCGAAGCCATCCACACCGAGACCCTGGTCCAGCTGGAACAGGAGCAGGGCCTGCGGGTGATCCCGACCGCGCGCGCCGCACGCCTGACCATGGACCGTGAAGGCATCCGCCGCCTGGCCGCCGAAACCCTGGGCCTGCCGACCTCGCCGTACCGCTTCGTCGATACCGAAGCCGAATACCGCGCCGCCGTGGCCGCCATCGGCCTGCCGTGCGTGGTCAAGCCGGTGATGTCCTCCTCGGGCAAGGGCCAGAGCACCCTGCGCAGCGAGGCGGACATCGCCCCTGCGTGGGACTACGCGCAGACCGGTGGCCGCGCCGGTGCCGGCCGCTGCATCGTCGAAGGCTTCATCGACTTCGATTACGAGATCACCCTGCTGACCGTGCGCCACGCCGGCGGCACCTCGTTCTGCGCGCCGATCGGCCATCTGCAGAAGGACGGCGACTACCGCGAAAGCTGGCAGCCGCAGCCGATGTCCAGTGCAGCGCTGGCGCGTGCCGAAGAGATTTCGCGCGCGATCACCGACGATCTCGGTGGCTGGGGCCTGTTCGGCGTGGAGCTGTTCGTGAAGGGCGACGAGGTGTGGTTCAGCGAAGTGTCGCCGCGCCCGCACGACACCGGCCTGGTCACCCTGGTCTCGCAGGAGCTGAGCGAATTCGCCCTGCATGCGCGCGCCATCCTTGGCCTGCCGATTCCGGTGATCCGCCAGAGCGGCCCGTCGGCCTCGTGCGCGCTGCTGGCGCATGGCGAGGGCGTGCCGTACTTCAACAACGTGGCCGCCGCGCTGCAGGTGCCGGATACCGCCGTGCGCCTGTTCGGCAAGCCGAGCGTGCATGGTCACCGCCGCGTGGGCGTGACCCTGGCGCGCGCGGAAACCATCGACGAAGCGCGTTCGATCGCGCGTGATGCCGCCGAAGCCATCGGCGTCGAACTGCGCCCGTAA
- a CDS encoding EF-hand domain-containing protein, with product MIRTPLLLALLLGTSATGIALAADTPATGAANAPAQRHAKLDTNGDGVIDRSEAAANPRLAAKFDALDKNKDGKLSRDELPRWKHGRRGGHGAWMAKLDVNKDGRISREEAKADPRLAARFDQMDVNKDGYLDKADRELRMKQHRDAWFAAADTNKDGQLSKAEFDAAKGPMHGGPRHGGPRDGTAPKPPR from the coding sequence ATGATCCGTACCCCCCTGCTGCTGGCCCTGCTGCTGGGCACCTCCGCCACCGGCATCGCCCTGGCCGCCGATACCCCGGCCACGGGCGCGGCCAATGCCCCGGCGCAGCGCCATGCCAAGCTGGACACCAATGGCGATGGCGTCATCGACCGCAGCGAAGCCGCCGCCAACCCGCGCCTGGCCGCGAAGTTCGACGCGCTGGACAAGAACAAGGATGGCAAGCTGTCGCGTGACGAGCTGCCGCGCTGGAAGCATGGCCGTCGCGGTGGCCATGGCGCCTGGATGGCCAAGCTGGACGTGAACAAGGACGGCCGCATCAGCCGCGAGGAAGCCAAGGCCGACCCGCGCCTGGCGGCGCGTTTCGACCAGATGGACGTCAACAAGGACGGCTACCTGGACAAGGCCGACCGCGAGCTGCGCATGAAGCAGCACCGTGATGCCTGGTTCGCTGCCGCCGATACCAACAAGGATGGCCAGCTGAGCAAGGCCGAGTTCGATGCTGCCAAGGGCCCGATGCATGGCGGCCCGCGCCACGGTGGCCCGCGTGATGGCACGGCACCGAAGCCGCCGCGCTGA